The proteins below come from a single Candidatus Binatia bacterium genomic window:
- a CDS encoding molybdopterin-dependent oxidoreductase, translating to MGNLRLDGEVERELELAFEDLAGFPGQVDDLTRLVPGREGGAVRFGSLLEAAQPRASATHATLSSGDGDFTASVPLEALAEAVVAYRDGDAALPASRGGPFRFFIPEGGACATAEVDQCANVKFLATIRFTAGRGQDSRPTNPTEHAELHEHDEN from the coding sequence ATGGGAAATCTGCGTTTAGACGGGGAGGTAGAGCGTGAATTGGAACTTGCGTTCGAGGACTTGGCCGGGTTCCCGGGACAGGTGGACGACCTGACGAGGCTCGTCCCCGGGCGCGAGGGTGGGGCGGTGCGGTTCGGATCTCTGCTTGAGGCCGCGCAGCCGAGGGCGTCGGCGACCCACGCGACGCTCTCCTCGGGGGACGGAGACTTCACAGCGAGTGTGCCGCTCGAGGCCCTCGCCGAAGCGGTGGTCGCCTACCGCGACGGCGACGCGGCCCTGCCGGCCAGTCGGGGTGGCCCGTTCCGGTTCTTCATTCCGGAAGGTGGGGCGTGCGCCACGGCTGAGGTGGACCAGTGCGCGAACGTGAAGTTCCTCGCGACGATCCGCTTCACCGCCGGACGAGGCCAGGATAGCCGGCCGACGAATCCGACCGAGCACGCAGAACTCCACGAGCACGACGAGAACTGA